The Arachis ipaensis cultivar K30076 chromosome B07, Araip1.1, whole genome shotgun sequence genome includes a window with the following:
- the LOC107605998 gene encoding gibberellin 20 oxidase 2-like — protein sequence MDSSLLLSTLNQETVIGVEPPHLPTNFVWPMEDLVDAHGELEVPVVNLSGFLTGDDEATWCVAKLVHRACLSHGFFQVINHGVDPALIAQAYAQMDKFFRVPTQRKLSFSKKPGLLWGYSGAHVDRFSSKLPWKETLSFPYYDHTFEPVVANYFNTTLGEDFQQTGVTFQKYCKAMKELGVKLTELLAISLGLKDRLHYKELFEEGCSIMRCNYYPPCHQPSLTLGTGPHCDPTSITILHQDQVGGLQVFADKRWKIVQPRSDAFIVNIGDTFTALSNGRYKSCLHRAVVNSYKERRSLAFFLCPKEDKILRPPQDIVRIDGTKHFPDFTWSDLLLFTQKHYRADEATLHNFTNWFLSSKTNK from the exons ATGGACTCAAGTCTCTTGTTGTCTACATTGAATCAAGAAACAGTTATTGGGGTGGAGCCGCCCCACTTGCCCACAAATTTCGTTTGGCCAATGGAAGACCTTGTTGACGCCCACGGGGAACTCGAAGTTCCAGTGGTAAACCTTTCTGGGTTTCTCACCGGAGACGATGAGGCCACGTGGTGCGTCGCAAAGCTCGTCCATCGAGCATGCTTGAGCCATGGGTTCTTCCAAGTGATTAACCATGGGGTTGATCCTGCACTCATTGCTCAGGCATATGCTCAGATGGACAAATTTTTTAGGGTTCCCACTCAGAGGAAGTTGAGTTTTTCAAAGAAACCAGGTTTGTTGTGGGGATATTCCGGTGCACATGTTGATAGATTCTCTTCCAAACTTCCATGGAAGGAAACCTTGTCTTTCCCTTACTATGATCACACCTTTGAGCCGGTTGTTGCAAATTATTTTAATACCACATTAGGAGAAGATTTTCAACAAACTGG agtGACGTTCCAGAAGTACTGCAAAGCCATGAAGGAATTAGGGGTGAAGCTAACGGAGCTATTAGCAATAAGCTTAGGGTTGAAAGATAGATTGCATTACAAGGAGTTATTTGAAGAAGGTTGTTCCATAATGAGATGCAACTATTACCCACCATGCCACCAACCAAGCCTTACACTTGGGACAGGACCCCATTGTGATCCAACATCTATAACCATTCTTCACCAAGATCAAGTTGGAGGGCTTCAAGTCTTTGCTGATAAGAGGTGGAAAATTGTTCAACCTCGCTCAGATGCTTTTATTGTTAACATTGGTGATACATTCACG GCACTATCAAATGGAAGGTACAAGAGTTGCTTGCATAGGGCAGTGGTAAACAGTTACAAAGAGAGAAGGTCATTGGCATTCTTTCTATGCCCTAAAGAAGACAAGATTTTGAGACCACCCCAAGATATTGTTCGCATTGATGGGACCAAACATTTCCCTGATTTTACTTGGTCTGATTTGCTTCTCTTCACACAAAAACATTATAGAGCCGATGAAGCTACACTCCACAACTTCACCAACTGGTTCCTTTCTTCCAAAACCAATAAATAG
- the LOC107607784 gene encoding uncharacterized protein LOC107607784: MMGSQRRGVREGIPNVNHEREQETFMTTMNAVAEAVREDAVAAARAVERLGHVAEGQHVEFATYMLEGEAEHWWQRIQRLLQQDEGDIPWNTFKDEFYKKYFPRAARDAKEMELMQLKQGNTTVAEYARKFDDLCRFSKICQGNPADFEEWKCLKFEKGPS, translated from the exons ATGATGGGTTCACAAagacgaggcgtacgggaaggaattcctaatgttaaccaCGAGAGGGAACAGGAGACGTTTATGACTACCATGAACGCTGTAGCCGAGGCAGTGCGTGAGGATGCAGTAGCAGCGGCTAGAGCTGTTGAACGTCTTGGG CATGTTGCGGAAGgccaacacgtggagtttgctacttatatgctggaAGGAGAAGCTGAACATTGGTGGCAGAGGATACAGCGACTGTTGCAACAAGATGAAGGCGATATTCCTTGGAATACTTTTAAGgatgaattttataagaagtatttcCCGAGGGCAGCTCGTGACGCtaaggagatggaacttatgcagctgaaaCAGGGTAACACAACTGTTGCAGAATATGCCCGTAAGTTTGATGACTTGTGCCGTTTCTCCAAGATTTGTCAAGGGAATCctgctgactttgaagaatggaagtgtttgaagtTCGAAAAGGGGCCTTCGTGA